Proteins found in one Populus alba chromosome 14, ASM523922v2, whole genome shotgun sequence genomic segment:
- the LOC118041917 gene encoding BON1-associated protein 2, translated as MDKQGHKASRTIEVTVLSAENLRLDRKSVKKNTYVIARAGPLNSGSTKADFEGGSNPSWNEKLTLDLPFQTRFISLEVKCKTSSGDRVIGTASLPISDILEDYTPENHLHFLSYRLKDSRGGRNGVINVSARVQMPVDSVCPSATKNPSGYGCSSSWQQPALGVPVGHQQNYYSGVVTGVPVWS; from the coding sequence ATGGACAAGCAGGGTCATAAGGCCTCTCGCACTATAGAAGTCACAGTCTTATCCGCAGAAAACCTACGCCTGGATCGGAAATccgtgaaaaaaaatacttatgttATTGCCAGAGCCGGCCCTCTTAACTCCGGATCAACCAAAGCTGACTTTGAAGGAGGCAGCAACCCTTCGTGGAACGAGAAGCTTACCCTAGACCTGCCATTTCAGACTCGTTTTATAAGCCTTGAAGTGAAATGCAAGACTAGTTCAGGTGACAGAGTTATCGGCACAGCAAGTCTTCCAATTTCTGACATACTGGAAGATTATACGCCAGAGAATCATCTGCATTTCTTGAGTTACCGTTTGAAGGACTCAAGAGGTGGAAGGAATGGTGTCATTAATGTTTCGGCTAGAGTCCAGATGCCAGTCGATTCTGTGTGCCCGTCGGCGACGAAGAACCCAAGTGGGTATGGGTGTTCATCGTCTTGGCAGCAGCCTGCTCTGGGAGTCCCTGTGGGTCATCAACAAAACTATTACAGTGGAGTTGTGACTGGAGTTCCTGTTtggagttaa